One genomic segment of Hordeum vulgare subsp. vulgare chromosome 2H, MorexV3_pseudomolecules_assembly, whole genome shotgun sequence includes these proteins:
- the LOC123430613 gene encoding uncharacterized protein LOC123430613 yields MEAYMLFARSNGRREQEEDIGCPSGSQMSAVSSDEELDLDDDATSSSSSSGSTDNFEMSSLMAQLPLKRGLSKFFDGKSQSFASLAAVGGLADLAKPPGKRIRTSRSCEVGLQDTHRGRFARHNAAAFKKVSKGRRLSVLGGAPALRPLTASAARPKGLPVRAPLFV; encoded by the exons ATGGAGGCTTACATGCTGTTCGCACGGAGCAACGGGAGGAGGGAGCAGGAGGAGGACATCGGCTGCCCGTCCGGGTCCCAGATGTCGGCGGTGTCGTCGGACGAGGAGCTCGACCTCGACGACGACGCCacctccagctccagctcctcgggATCCACCGACAACTTCGAGATGTCTTCCCTCATGGCGCAGCTGCCGCTCAA GAGgggcctgtccaagttcttcgacGGCAAGTCGCAGTCGTTCGCGTCGCTGGCGGCGGTGGGCGGCCTGGCGGACCTGGCCAAGCCGCCGGGCAAGCGGATCAGGACGTCGCGGAGCTGCGAGGTCGGGCTGCAGGACACGCACCGCGGGCGCTTCGCGCGGCACAATGCCGCGGCCTTCAAGAAGGTGTCCAAAGGGCGGCGGCTGTCCGTGCTCGGCGGGGCGCCGGCGCTCCGGCCGCTGACGGCCAGCGCGGCGAGGCCCAAGGGCCTGCCCGTGCGGGCTCCGCTGTTCGTCTAG